In Brassica napus cultivar Da-Ae chromosome C2, Da-Ae, whole genome shotgun sequence, the sequence GCGGGTAGATGTTGTTATTTGGACTGTGTAaaacttttgattttcaaaatttcatatattaATTGGATATTGAAAAAgccaaaataatttatgtattatcaTATAGCAAATGAAAATTGGTTCATGTATTTTTAGAGAATTTTCAAACTCTGAAACATCCAAATGAACAAGACAATGGCGTCGAGCTACTACTCTGCTCAGATAAAGCAATGCCTTGAGCATGGAGGTAGAAACCAGAGCCGCCATTTGAAGACGATCCACGCCCATATCATCATAGCTCTTCCCTCTCCAGAGACAATCCTACACAACAAACTCGTCCATGGGTATGCGAAAATCAGAAACTCCACTTACGCTCGCCGAGCGTTCGACGAAATTCCCCAACCAAACCTCCACTCCTGGAACAGTCCCAATCTGGGCATCTCTCTGAGATGGAACGCACCTTCAAGAAGCTTTCTTTTCGTGATGGTGTCTCCTGGAACTTGCTTATTTCGGGTTACTCCTTGAGTGGTCTGCTTGGTGAAGCCGTCAAGGCTTACAACACGATGATGAAAGATGGTTGTGAGAATTTGACAAGGGTTACTTTGATGACAATGCTGAAACTTTCTTCTGACAATGGGCGTGTTAGTTTGGGGAAGCAAGTTCATGTACAGGTGAGCAAACGTGGGTTTGAGTCTTATCTTTTAGTTGGGAGTGCGTTGATGGATATGTATGCGAAAGTTGGTTTCAAAGAAGGTGTTTTACAGTGTAGAGGATAGGAACACGGTTATGTACAACTCACTGATGGGAGGACTTCTAGCGAGTGGAATGATCAATGATGCGCGGAAGCTGTTTCAAGGAATGGAGAAAGATTCGGTTTCTTGGACGGCTATGATAAAAGGGCTTGCTCAGAATGGGCTGGAGAAGGAGGCTATTGAATTTTTCAGAGAGATGAAAGAGGAAGGCTTGAAGATGGATCAATTTACTTTTGGAAGTGTACTACCTGCTTGTGGGGGATTAGGAGCAATAAGGGAAGGGAAAAAAGTTCATGCTTGTATAATCAGGACCAATTTTCAGGATAACGTATACGTGGGTAGTGCTCTTATTGACATGTATTGTAAGTGTAAGTGTATAGACTACGCAAAGACTGTTTTTGATGGAATGAAGCAGAAAAATGTTGTGTCTTGGACAGCAATGGTTGTGGGTTATGGCCAGACCGGTCGTGCTGAAGAAGCTGTTATAATGCTCGTTGAAATGCAAAGAAGCGGAATTCAACCAGATCATTATACGCTGGGACAAGCGATCAGTGCGTGTTCCAACATAGCTAGCTTAGAAGAAGGCTCCCAGTTTCATGGAAAGACTATAGTTTCTGGCCTTATACATTATGTTACCGTCTCAAACTCACTGGTGACTCTGTATGGAAAATGTGGAAACATCGATGATTCCACTAGGCTGTTCAACGAGATGAGTTTCAGGGATGAAGTCTCTTGGACTGCAATGGTTTCTGCCTATGCCCAATTCGGAAGAGCCAGCGAGGCTATTGATTTGTTTGACAGAATGGTACAACATGGACTAAAACCTGATGCAGTGACTTTGACCGGTGTTATCTCAGCTTGCAGTAGGGCAGGATTAGTGGAGAAAGGACAGAGATATTTTGAGTTAATGACAGATGAATATGGAATAGAACCGAGTAATGGCTTCTTGCATGATTGATCTCTTCAGTCGATCTGGAAGGTTAGAGGAAGCCATGAGTTTCATTAATGGGATGCCTTTTCCTCCGGATGCAATTGGTTGGACCACTTTACTCAGCGCATgtagaaacaaaggtaacttgGAAATAGGTAAACATGCGGCTGAATTACTCATAGAGCTAGATCCTCACCATCCTGCTGGCTACACCTTGTTATTAAGCATATATGCTTCTAAAGAAAAATGGGATTGTGTGGCGCAGTTAAGGCGGGAGATGAGagagaagaaaatgagaaaagaACCTGGACAGAgctggatcaaatggaaagggAAGTTGCACAGTTTCTCAGCGGATGACGAGTCAAGTCAATATCTAGATCGGATATATGCTAAGCTCGAGGAACTGAACCAAATGATTGTAGATGATGGTTATAAACCGGATACTAGTTTTGTTCAGCATGATGTTGAGGAAGCAGTTAAAATAAAGATGCTTAACTATCACAGTGAAAGACTCGCCATTGCTTTTGGGTTAATATTTGTACCCTCAGGCTTACCTATCAGAGTAGGGAAGAATCTGAGAGTGTGTGTGGATTGCCACACTGCAATGAAACATATCTTCAGCGTCACTGGTAGTCTGGTAGAGAGATAATAGTTAGAGATGCTGTTAGGTTTCACCGTTTTAAAGATGGAACTTGCTCATGCGGAGACTTCTGGTAGGGGATTCATCTTTGAATTTTTCTGACACATAGAGCCAACATGATGAATCTACATTGCGAGTATGAAAAAAATCAGAACAGAGTGGGGGAGGATTCAGCTGTACTGCAAGTCTGGTTACGTGGAAAAGGAGGAGCCGCTGCATCACCTACCTGATATAATATAAAGAAGAGGAACAAGTAAGACTTGTCTCAGTTTGCGTCCAATATGTATTACAAACCTGACCAGTTCGCTGCATTGAGCTCCAATTGGGTGAATTGGTCAAGATATTACAACAAGGAGCATCCATATAATTCAATTACAACGTTGAAAAAGATGGGGAACATGGATAGCAAGAGCTGTCTAGACTACAGATTTTCGGCTGTTATCATCGGAGCGGCTTCTGTTCATGCCTCTAACACGAAAGGACCTGTTTTAAAATGGAGAATGACGTTGGATGGCCTGGGAAACTGACTTTAACTGAGAAAGCTCTCTATTTTCAGGTACTTGTAGCTATTTATTATGTAAGTCCCTGGACCCTCGTGAATGAGCAACATAACACTATTTTCCCTTTGCCTGTCTTAACTAATACTGTATCTGTAAGATTGGATATCTCTTTCCTTCAGATTTACACCTTGCGTGCATGCATATGCAACTTTAGGTGGAGTTCTTTAGTCGAGTAGTGTGATTTTAAAGCCTTTAAACCCTTCTGTCGTCGAACTTCTCTTTTGCTGTAGAAACTCCCATCTTTGCGCTGAACTGTTCTTTTGgtgtcaaaatatattaattgttttaagTTTTCCGCCAGTTGACTTAAAGGGCAGCAAGTGGGTCCTCTGGGTTTTGATGCGTATCTTAGTGTACCATATGTTGAGGTTGTCGTGTTACTTAGAGACATGCTCACCtgtaaatatattcatttaggTTGGCCACTAGGATTCTAGAGTTCGTTGACTTAGGATGTGAACTGAGACGAGATGTTTGACATGCGATTATTATTAGTGAAGTTATAGAGTTGCATTTGGGCTAGAAGAGAATGATAAACCACAGTTTCATGTCTTTGGTCAAAGAAGGGTAAAGAAAAGGCAATTGCTACCATTTAACTGTACTGCAAGACTTCAAGCTCTTCAACATATGCGGAATTTTTCAAATAATCCTATCAAACTGGCTCAATTCTCTTTTCAAGTAAACATTTTAGTAACGCCTCTGATCTAGATGGAAGTGTTTACTTGAAAAGGTGGATGAGATCTCCGTCCTGGGGTTCAAGTGCATCTATTAACTTCTGGGAAAACTCATTCTCTAAGACAAGTCTTAGTTCTGAGCAAAAACCTTTCCGTGGCTGATCTCACACTAATAGAGAGAGCAGCAGACACAAACATAAGATggtagaccaaaaaaaaaactgacatCAAGGTAACGCTTATTCCCCCATTAATAAGAGTCTTCGCTGCAAACATTGGTTCGGAGGGTTTCCTTATTCCAAATGTTCAGACAAGTTTCTGTGCAATGTACTCGGTATTTGTGGTGTATCTTCACTGCCTAGTAAATTGTCTTACAAAGTTAAAAGTTATTAGATAAGTAGTGATTCTCTGTTATCATTTTACTCTTATTTTTCGTACCCAGGGACTCATTCTACCACTGACTAACTGTTATGAAGTCTGAGAATTTCCGGCAATGGGAGGGAGGAGACTTATATGGCGGTCTCTTTTCTAGCATCTACATCAACAATAATGTTCAGGTTGGTTTACAACCCGACATATGATAAATGTGATATCATGTACATTGCAGTCATAATGATCTTTACATTTAAGAATTGCCGACGCATGCAAATAAATAGTGGAAAGTGCCTTAGTCAAAGATGTTGCAGGGTAATTGGTCAAGTGATTAAATTTATGTTGTTTTAATCTCTTTTTGTTATGACTTACATGCGTAAAAGCAAGTGACTGCGTTTTGGACATCTGTAAATGGCCAGTATCTAAACTTTTTCTTATTATCAGGAGTATGTTTCTAAACAAATCATATACACTATACAGAAGAAAAACTCGCTATGCTTATGTCAACACCCAACCATAATctctgaagaagaaagaaaagacagACCCCTCTAGAAGCCACAGCTTGCTTTGTAAGCAGTGCATAGCTGATCCCAAGCTACCTTGTTAGGCTGGTCGAGGTTCTCAGCGATGATGCTTTGCAACATACCAGGATGATCAAGACGGGAAAGATGAGACACTGCATGAACTAGATGTTCCTTTGGATCCTTTATGCCTTCAGCATGATCTTCTTTCCTGATAGCATTGTGGATGATCAAAGAGTTTTCACTGTCACCAACATCTTCAGTTTTTTCAGGACATAGTACCAAACTGATTACACTGTTGAGCATTTTCCCCCATCTTGTTGCTGCTTGTGGATTTTGATGATACTTCAGGTCGCCTAACACCTTGGTTGCTGCAACAGCAGCCAGCTTCCTCTCATGATTCTCCCCCATGATGGATTTCAGGCTCGGTATCCAGATAGCATGGAGGAAGTCCAAGAACAAGTTCTCCTGAATTGAATTGATACTCTCCTCTAGGTAACCTCCTCCCTTAACCACCACAAGCAGCGAGAAGAACAATAGAAGAGCTTTCTGAAACTTTACTGTTCTGTTACTTTGACACAATTGGAACAGAACCTTCAATAGATGCTCCATGTCAATCCTGGTGGGTCTGAGCTCCTTGAAAAGAATACAAAGAATATCAAAACCATTGCTTCTCAGTCCTTGGTGATGAGACTAGTCTTTTTGATATCGTCAGAGCATATGGCAACACATGAATAAAGGTCTCAGGTGCAATAGGCAACACTGTCTGAATCAAACGAACTAGGCCTGCAAGATTTTCGGAATCCAAGTCTTGTGACAAGCATATTTCCATGATGTCATCTGAGGATGCATTATCCAACTCGATAAACTGAGCCATAAGCTGAAGCGCATAGGGCATGAAATCTTccagtttaatatattttactttgttattaatttttcttacttacaaatatattttcgagttaggtacaataaaataacaatctgaaataatcaaatatagaACCTCCTTCAAAAATgtctttctttaatttatacattttgcatataatacacttttaaaatttatttatttatattatagaaaatatttatgtttaagataatttatatttacatgttgtgtttaaaaaatatacttttacatataccattttaatattttacagGACTTATAAGTAAAAACACTATTTTGCTTAAATAATATAgccatattattttagtaaattttatacatagtagCAATTaccatattattttagtaaattttattgatatatgatatttttggatgttatgatattaagttttattttaaattatatttcaaaatattaaactactttaatttttacaacatatatagtttgtttATGTGGTGCTTTTAAaaagttattctttattatctataatttatattttgtaaaattttaaatatatcatttttagtttgaatatttatttccaaaattgtatattttgtcAAGAAAACTTTGGAAAATTACACAACAATCtttgagtttggaagattatatgaattttgaattttgttttgttactacaataatacattattttataaaataatattttaatttttgttaatattttctaaatttttctgcacatattttttataaataaaattaaaaataaattaataattaaaattttatttgttattaatatttttaatgaattattaaaattaatagttttctaataacatattttttaagtaGTATATGAACTAAAGATTACtgtatactattatatttttgtatattaacaTGTTTAAACAATATAGTGctgagagtttcaaaataaactaaatcaTGATCCGTGCGCCTGCACggatttgttttcattttatatattaatatttgttttatatgattaatggtaaataaattaacattaaccatataataaatttaaactcagtcatttttcaaatacaataattgtATACTttacattataaatataatttattgttttaagTTGCCATTTTGTGTTTCGTCTTATAAACATAATTTCCAGTATTTTATGTATACTagtaaaacaaaatctaaaatttatatgctatgatttatcattttgatgtgagtaaaattttgtttcatttttaaatagcTAAAGTTAgcatatataaacaaattaacaaaagtatggatcatatttgttttatatgatAGTAGTATATATTGTTAGCATGTTAACTGTTtgaaatagttaaataaattaatattttcagaAACATAAGTTGAATAGTTTTCATTCAATTATATGTATTGTAAATATTATAAGGAATAGTTTAttgaatatttaatattttgtagtaTTTAGTAAATATGACCAAAACGTTGTAGTGTTTTCCTATGACGGTGATGGATCTTTAAATGTATACCatgcaaaataattaatttgacaGATATGAATATTTGGGACAATCTCTAGAAaagtattataaaaatgtttgatGCCATTATCACTGGTTTAGACAAAGGTTTTCAACGTTATTAGAAAATACATTTCTTTtaagaatttataataaaataaaattaactaataaaataataaattatgtcAGCATTTACCACAAA encodes:
- the LOC106428495 gene encoding exportin-2-like, with the translated sequence MPYALQLMAQFIELDNASSDDIMEICLSQDLDSENLAGLVRLIQTVLPIAPETFIHVLPYALTISKRLVSSPRTEKQCNRTVKFQKALLLFFSLLVVVKGGGYLEESINSIQENLFLDFLHAIWIPSLKSIMGENHERKLAAVAATKVLGDLKYHQNPQAATRWGKMLNSVISLVLCPEKTEDVGDSENSLIIHNAIRKEDHAEGIKDPKEHLVHAVSHLSRLDHPGMLQSIIAENLDQPNKVAWDQLCTAYKASCGF